One window of Bacteroides sp. AN502(2024) genomic DNA carries:
- a CDS encoding NigD-like protein produces the protein MKKFKWLLGLLVLALVPMLQSCDDDGYSIGDFSWDWATVRATGGGDYYLEGDRWGVIDPVTTSIPWFKPVDGERVVAFFNPLHDMEGGKGVQVKMEGIQELLTKEVEDMSTVEEAKEFGNDPILIYQGDMWLGGKFLNVIFRQELPRSEKHRISLVQNKIGVGESSEPGTSNVAEDGYVHLELHYNTYGDVTGYWGWGRVSYNLEKFFPTEKDAESTMKGFKVTINSREHGEGRVIVLELNRPVGVPETAKDVHSTSSIR, from the coding sequence ATGAAAAAATTTAAGTGGCTTTTAGGTCTGTTGGTATTGGCATTAGTGCCGATGTTGCAATCATGTGATGATGACGGGTATTCTATCGGAGATTTCAGCTGGGACTGGGCGACTGTTCGTGCAACCGGTGGAGGAGATTATTATTTGGAGGGTGATCGTTGGGGAGTGATTGATCCGGTTACTACTTCCATACCTTGGTTTAAACCGGTGGACGGTGAACGTGTGGTGGCTTTTTTCAACCCTTTGCATGATATGGAAGGGGGAAAAGGAGTTCAAGTGAAGATGGAAGGTATACAGGAATTGTTAACAAAGGAAGTGGAGGACATGTCTACAGTGGAAGAAGCGAAAGAATTCGGTAATGATCCTATTCTGATTTATCAGGGTGATATGTGGTTGGGAGGAAAGTTTCTGAATGTAATTTTCCGTCAGGAGCTGCCTCGTTCGGAGAAACATCGTATCAGCCTTGTGCAAAATAAGATAGGAGTGGGGGAATCGTCAGAACCGGGTACGTCGAATGTAGCGGAAGATGGCTATGTACATTTAGAACTGCATTATAATACATATGGGGACGTGACCGGCTATTGGGGATGGGGACGAGTCTCTTATAATTTGGAAAAGTTCTTCCCGACGGAGAAAGATGCCGAATCGACAATGAAAGGTTTTAAAGTGACTATAAATTCAAGAGAACATGGAGAAGGAAGAGTGATTGTTCTTGAACTGAATCGTCCGGTAGGTGTGCCGGAAACAGCAAAGGATGTACACTCCACTTCTTCGATCCGATAA
- a CDS encoding transposase yields MAKIQKISEIHPTLGFTEFDILEKYRKSFHESELGRLHSVFPFDRMAKAAGLSEQRLGRRNIFSPSAKIALMVLKAYTGFSDRKLVEHLNGNIHYQMFCGIMIPPSLPITNFKIVSAIRNEIASRLDIDSFQELLASHWKPYLDNLHVCMTDATCYESHMRFPTDMKLLWESIEWLYSHICRHCRDLGIRRPRNKYRNVAESYLSYCKKRKRRASRTRMLKRRMIKLLEKLLSQRDGLHSEYGALLRYTQDYHKRLSIIRKVLVQEKEMFEGRKVSDRIISIDRHYVRPIVRGKETKSVEFGAKVNNIQIDGISFIEHLSFKAFNEGIRLKDCIRMQQKLMNVRVRCVAADSIYANNANRKFCTKYGISTSFVRKGRAGKDEPLRKVLRSELSKERATRLEGSFGTQKQHYSLARIKARNKKTEILWIFFGIHTANAILMIDKIRNRTGKAA; encoded by the coding sequence ATGGCTAAGATACAAAAAATTTCAGAAATCCACCCAACTTTGGGCTTTACAGAATTTGATATTCTGGAAAAATACCGCAAGAGTTTTCATGAGAGTGAGCTTGGCAGGCTTCATTCGGTCTTTCCATTTGATCGTATGGCAAAAGCCGCAGGCCTGTCTGAACAACGTTTGGGCCGCAGGAACATATTCAGTCCTTCCGCAAAGATCGCCCTTATGGTCCTGAAGGCATACACCGGATTCTCCGACAGGAAACTGGTGGAACATCTGAACGGGAACATACACTACCAGATGTTCTGTGGCATCATGATCCCCCCGTCCCTTCCCATAACCAACTTCAAGATAGTCAGTGCCATCCGTAATGAGATAGCATCCCGCCTTGACATTGATTCCTTCCAGGAGCTCCTGGCTTCACACTGGAAACCTTATCTTGATAACCTTCACGTCTGCATGACCGATGCCACATGCTATGAGAGCCACATGCGTTTTCCTACGGACATGAAACTCCTTTGGGAAAGCATCGAATGGCTCTACAGTCATATATGCCGGCATTGCAGGGATCTGGGCATAAGGCGTCCGCGCAACAAATACAGGAATGTGGCGGAATCCTATCTGTCCTACTGCAAGAAAAGAAAGAGGAGAGCTTCAAGGACAAGAATGCTTAAGCGCCGTATGATCAAGCTTCTTGAAAAGCTCCTCAGTCAAAGGGATGGGCTCCATAGCGAGTACGGTGCTTTACTCCGATATACACAGGATTACCATAAGCGTCTTTCCATCATCAGAAAGGTGCTTGTACAGGAAAAGGAAATGTTTGAAGGGCGAAAAGTCAGTGACCGCATCATCAGCATCGACCGTCATTATGTACGTCCCATCGTCAGAGGCAAGGAAACCAAGTCCGTCGAGTTCGGTGCAAAGGTCAATAATATACAGATAGACGGCATATCGTTCATCGAACACCTCTCGTTCAAGGCTTTCAATGAGGGGATACGCTTGAAGGACTGTATCCGTATGCAGCAGAAGCTGATGAATGTAAGGGTAAGATGTGTGGCTGCCGATTCCATATATGCCAATAATGCCAACAGAAAGTTCTGTACTAAATATGGGATATCCACATCCTTTGTGCGCAAGGGAAGGGCGGGCAAAGATGAGCCTTTGAGGAAGGTGCTTAGAAGCGAACTCTCAAAAGAAAGGGCCACACGGCTTGAAGGAAGCTTCGGCACTCAAAAGCAACATTACTCGCTCGCAAGGATAAAGGCAAGGAACAAGAAGACGGAAATCCTGTGGATTTTCTTCGGAATACATACAGCAAATGCCATACTGATGATTGACAAGATCAGGAACAGAACGGGGAAAGCTGCATGA
- a CDS encoding ParA family protein, translating to MGKIIALANQKGGVGKTTTTINLAASLATLEKKVLVIDADPQANASSGLGVDIKQSKCTIYECIIDRANVQDAILNTEIDSLKVISSHINLVGAEIEMLNLPNREKILKEVLTPLKKEYDYILIDCSPSLGLITINALTAADSVIIPVQAEYFALEGISKLLNTIKIIKSKLNPALEIEGFLLTMYDSRLRQANQIYDEVKRHFQELVFNTVIQRNVKLSEAPSYGVPTILYDAESTGAKNHLALAKEIINRNK from the coding sequence ATGGGAAAAATTATTGCTTTGGCCAATCAAAAAGGTGGTGTAGGAAAAACAACGACTACGATTAACCTCGCAGCTTCACTTGCTACACTGGAAAAAAAGGTACTCGTGATAGATGCCGACCCGCAAGCTAATGCCTCTTCCGGTCTGGGAGTAGACATCAAGCAGTCGAAATGCACTATCTATGAGTGTATTATTGACAGAGCCAACGTACAGGACGCTATTCTTAACACGGAGATTGATTCTTTGAAAGTGATCTCTTCACACATTAATCTCGTAGGGGCAGAGATTGAAATGCTAAACCTTCCAAACCGAGAAAAGATACTAAAAGAAGTACTCACCCCTCTGAAGAAAGAATATGACTATATCTTGATAGATTGTTCTCCTTCATTAGGACTAATCACGATCAATGCCCTAACGGCGGCAGATTCGGTGATTATCCCTGTCCAAGCCGAATATTTCGCTCTTGAAGGTATCAGCAAATTGTTGAATACCATCAAAATCATCAAATCGAAACTGAATCCGGCTTTAGAGATCGAAGGTTTTCTGCTGACGATGTATGACTCCCGTCTGCGTCAGGCAAATCAGATCTATGATGAAGTGAAACGTCATTTTCAGGAACTGGTGTTCAACACCGTTATTCAACGAAATGTAAAATTGAGCGAGGCTCCCAGCTACGGTGTCCCAACCATCCTTTACGATGCGGAATCTACCGGTGCCAAGAACCACCTGGCTCTTGCTAAAGAGATTATCAACCGAAATAAATAA
- a CDS encoding MerR family transcriptional regulator — translation MLNTDKELKLYYSIGEVADMFGVNPSLLRFWEKEFPQISPKTAGRGIRQYRKEDVETIGLIYHLVKEKGMTLTGARQRLKDHKEATVHNYEIVHKLKAIKEELLAIKRELDGRE, via the coding sequence ATGTTGAATACGGATAAGGAATTAAAGCTATATTATTCAATAGGAGAGGTGGCCGATATGTTCGGAGTTAATCCTTCATTGCTCCGTTTTTGGGAAAAGGAATTCCCGCAAATCTCGCCTAAAACGGCAGGGAGAGGAATACGCCAGTATCGTAAGGAGGATGTAGAAACGATCGGGCTTATCTATCATCTGGTCAAAGAGAAAGGCATGACACTTACCGGTGCCCGGCAGCGTTTGAAGGATCATAAAGAGGCTACGGTTCATAATTATGAAATCGTTCATAAGCTGAAAGCGATAAAAGAAGAGCTTTTGGCCATCAAACGCGAACTGGATGGAAGAGAATAA
- the surE gene encoding 5'/3'-nucleotidase SurE, with protein MENEKPLILVSNDDGVMAKGINELVKFLRPLGDIVVMAPDAPRSGSGCALTVTQPVHYRLVKKEVGLTVYKCSGTPTDCIKLARNIVLDRIPDLVVGGINHGDNSATNVHYSGTMGVVFEGCLNGIPSIGFSLCNHEPDADFEAAGPYIRSIASMILDKGLPPLTCLNVNFPDTADIKGIKICEQAKGRWTNEWAVCPRPNDPNYFWLTGEFIDHELENEKNDHWALANGYVAITPTTVDVTAYYFMDELNKWFS; from the coding sequence ATGGAAAATGAAAAGCCGTTGATACTTGTTTCAAACGATGATGGTGTGATGGCTAAAGGGATTAATGAACTGGTGAAGTTTCTTCGTCCCTTGGGAGATATTGTAGTAATGGCACCTGATGCTCCGCGTTCGGGCAGTGGTTGTGCACTGACGGTGACGCAACCTGTTCATTACCGGTTGGTAAAGAAAGAAGTGGGTTTGACTGTTTATAAATGTTCGGGAACGCCTACCGATTGCATCAAATTGGCACGGAATATTGTGCTCGACCGGATACCGGATTTAGTTGTCGGTGGTATCAACCATGGAGATAATTCCGCTACTAACGTGCATTATTCCGGCACAATGGGAGTGGTGTTCGAAGGTTGTTTGAATGGAATCCCTTCCATAGGCTTCTCTTTGTGCAATCATGAACCCGATGCTGATTTTGAAGCTGCCGGGCCTTATATTCGTAGTATTGCCTCCATGATACTGGATAAAGGACTTCCTCCTTTGACCTGTCTGAACGTAAACTTTCCGGATACAGCTGATATCAAAGGTATCAAAATCTGTGAACAGGCAAAAGGCCGTTGGACGAACGAATGGGCCGTCTGCCCCCGTCCGAATGATCCGAATTATTTCTGGTTGACCGGTGAATTTATCGATCACGAACTTGAAAATGAGAAGAACGATCATTGGGCTTTGGCAAATGGTTATGTCGCTATTACTCCGACTACGGTTGATGTGACAGCTTATTACTTTATGGATGAACTTAATAAATGGTTTAGTTAA
- a CDS encoding transglycosylase SLT domain-containing protein, which yields MKKLVSYCWIIFLLLAITSQVKAQSVDVVIRENGTERKESIDLPKSMTYPLDSLLNDWKAKNYVDLGKDCSTAEINPLFSDSVYIDRLSRIPAVMEMPYNDIIRKFIDMYAGRLRNQVSFMLSACNFYMPIFEEALDAYGLPLELKYLPIIESALNPSAVSRAGASGLWQFMIGTGKIYGLESNSLVDERRDPIKATWAAARYLKEMYDIYGDWNLVIAAYNCGPGTINKAIRRANGETDYWKIYNYLPKETRGYVPAFIAANYVMTYYCDHNICPMETNIPASTDTVQVNKNLHFEQIADLCSVPLDQIKSLNPQYKKQIIPGDSKPYTLRLPIDAISIFIDKQDTIYAHRADELFRNRKTIAVKDITPATRRTTAVAGKGKLTYYTIKSGDTLSTIARRYGVRIKDIQRWNGMSGTKISAGKRLKIYK from the coding sequence ATGAAAAAATTAGTTAGCTATTGTTGGATTATTTTTCTTTTACTGGCGATAACCTCCCAGGTAAAAGCGCAAAGTGTAGATGTGGTGATTCGTGAAAATGGAACTGAACGCAAAGAAAGCATCGACTTACCTAAAAGTATGACATATCCACTTGACAGTCTGTTGAATGACTGGAAAGCCAAAAATTATGTTGATTTAGGCAAAGATTGCAGTACGGCCGAAATCAATCCGTTATTCAGTGACTCTGTCTATATAGACCGCTTGTCACGTATCCCGGCTGTCATGGAAATGCCTTATAATGATATTATCCGCAAATTCATCGACATGTATGCAGGACGCTTGCGCAATCAGGTTTCTTTTATGCTAAGTGCCTGCAACTTCTATATGCCGATCTTTGAAGAAGCATTGGATGCATACGGACTTCCATTGGAGCTAAAATATCTGCCGATTATCGAATCCGCATTGAACCCATCAGCCGTATCACGTGCAGGTGCTTCCGGTCTGTGGCAATTTATGATTGGCACGGGTAAGATCTATGGTTTAGAGTCAAACAGCCTGGTAGACGAACGTCGTGACCCGATTAAAGCAACTTGGGCTGCCGCACGCTATCTCAAAGAAATGTATGATATCTATGGAGACTGGAATCTGGTGATTGCTGCTTATAACTGCGGTCCCGGTACGATCAATAAGGCAATCCGTCGCGCCAATGGCGAAACAGACTACTGGAAAATCTACAATTACCTGCCTAAAGAAACGCGTGGCTACGTACCAGCCTTTATTGCTGCCAACTACGTGATGACTTATTACTGCGATCACAATATCTGCCCGATGGAAACCAATATTCCGGCAAGTACCGACACAGTGCAAGTAAACAAGAACCTGCACTTTGAACAAATCGCCGACCTTTGTAGTGTACCTTTAGATCAAATCAAGAGTTTGAATCCTCAATATAAGAAGCAAATCATTCCGGGTGACAGCAAGCCTTATACTTTAAGACTTCCCATCGATGCGATCAGCATCTTTATCGATAAGCAAGATACGATCTATGCACATCGTGCCGATGAGTTGTTCCGTAATCGGAAAACGATTGCAGTAAAAGATATTACACCAGCAACCCGCAGAACAACAGCAGTTGCCGGTAAAGGGAAATTGACCTATTATACAATAAAAAGTGGAGACACTTTATCCACTATCGCCAGAAGATATGGTGTCAGAATTAAGGATATACAAAGGTGGAATGGGATGTCCGGCACTAAAATTTCAGCAGGAAAACGATTGAAAATATACAAATAA
- the lpxB gene encoding lipid-A-disaccharide synthase, producing the protein MKYYLIVGEASGDLHASRLMAALKAEDPQADFRFFGGDLMAAVGGTMVKHYKELAYMGFIPVLLHLRTIFANMKRCKEDIVSWEPDVVILVDYPGFNLDIAKFVHAKTQIPVYYYISPKIWAWKEYRIKNIKRDVDELFSILPFEVEFFEGKHQYPIHYVGNPTVDEVAAYQEAHPKNKDQFIAENQLEDKPIIALLAGSRKQEIKDNLPDMLKAAFAFPDYQLVLAGAPAIAPEYYKQYIGESKVKIIFDQTYRLLQHADVALVTSGTATLETALFRIPQVVCYHTPIGKVISFLRRHVLTVKFISLVNLIADREVVKELVADTMTVKNMQSELRNIIENEVYRNEMLSGYEYVAERLGPVGAPRHAAREMLHLLKK; encoded by the coding sequence ATGAAGTATTATCTGATTGTCGGCGAAGCTTCCGGTGACTTGCACGCTTCTCGTCTGATGGCTGCCTTAAAGGCTGAGGATCCACAGGCTGATTTCCGGTTTTTCGGAGGGGATTTGATGGCTGCCGTCGGAGGAACGATGGTGAAACATTATAAAGAACTGGCATACATGGGGTTTATTCCTGTGTTGCTCCATCTACGCACTATCTTTGCCAATATGAAGCGTTGTAAAGAAGATATTGTTTCCTGGGAACCGGACGTTGTTATTCTGGTAGATTATCCAGGATTCAATCTTGATATTGCCAAGTTTGTCCATGCAAAGACACAGATTCCGGTTTATTATTATATTTCTCCTAAGATATGGGCGTGGAAAGAGTATCGCATTAAGAATATAAAACGAGATGTAGACGAGCTTTTCTCCATTCTTCCTTTTGAAGTGGAGTTTTTTGAAGGAAAACATCAATATCCCATTCACTATGTTGGGAATCCTACCGTGGATGAGGTGGCGGCCTATCAGGAAGCTCATCCGAAAAATAAGGATCAGTTTATTGCGGAGAATCAGTTGGAAGATAAACCGATAATAGCTCTTCTTGCGGGTAGCCGAAAACAGGAAATTAAGGATAATCTGCCGGATATGCTGAAGGCTGCTTTTGCTTTTCCTGATTATCAGCTTGTTCTGGCGGGTGCGCCTGCCATTGCTCCTGAATATTATAAACAATATATAGGAGAATCGAAAGTGAAAATCATTTTTGATCAGACCTATCGCTTGTTGCAACACGCAGATGTTGCTTTGGTGACTTCGGGTACGGCTACTCTTGAGACGGCGTTGTTTCGTATTCCTCAAGTTGTTTGTTATCACACTCCGATAGGGAAGGTGATTTCCTTCTTGAGGCGTCATGTCTTAACTGTGAAATTTATTTCGTTGGTTAATTTGATTGCCGACCGTGAGGTGGTAAAGGAACTTGTTGCAGATACGATGACTGTCAAGAATATGCAAAGCGAATTGAGGAATATTATTGAAAATGAAGTCTATAGGAATGAGATGCTTTCGGGTTATGAGTATGTAGCCGAACGGTTGGGACCTGTCGGTGCTCCCCGTCATGCAGCTCGTGAAATGTTACACCTGTTGAAAAAATAA
- a CDS encoding bifunctional (p)ppGpp synthetase/guanosine-3',5'-bis(diphosphate) 3'-pyrophosphohydrolase: MDNLPPKEIADEEMINQAFHKLLNDYLNTKHRKKVEIITKAFNFANQAHKGIKRRSGEPYIMHPIAVASIVCNEIGLGSTSICAALLHDVVEDTDYTVEDIENIFGPKIAQIVDGLTKISGGIFGDRASAQAENFKKLLLTMSNDIRVILIKIADRLHNMRTLGSMLPNKQYKIAGETLYIYAPLANRLGLYKIKTELENLSFKYEHPEEYAEIEKKLNATAAERDKVFNDFTAPIRTQLDKMELKYRILARVKSIYSIWNKMQTKHVPFEEIYDLLAVRIIFEPRNVEEELNNCFDIYVSISKIYKPHPDRLRDWVSHPKANGYQALHVTLMGNNGQWIEVQIRSERMNDVAEQGFAAHWKYKEGGGSEDEGELEKWLKTIKEILDDPQPDAIDFLDTIKLNLFASEIFVFTPKGELKTMPQNSTALDFAFSLHTDIGSHCIGAQVNHKLVPLSHKLQSGDQVEILTSKSQRVQPQWEAFATTARARAKIASILRKERKVNQKRGEEILSEFLKKEEIRPEEAVIEKLRKLHNAKNAEELLAAIGSKAIILGEAEKNELKEKQSSNWKKYLTFSFGNSKEKQEEKEQQEKEKINPKEVLKLTEESLQKKYIMAECCHPIPGDDVLGYVDENDRIIIHKRQCPVAAKLKSSYGNRILATEWDTHKELSFLVYIYIKGIDSMGLLNEVTQVISRQLNVNIRKLTIETEDGIFEGKIQLWVHDVDDVKTICNNLKKIQNIKQVSRVEE, translated from the coding sequence ATGGATAATCTGCCCCCCAAAGAAATAGCTGATGAAGAGATGATCAATCAGGCGTTCCACAAGCTACTGAATGATTATCTCAATACTAAGCATCGCAAGAAAGTTGAAATCATAACGAAGGCTTTCAACTTCGCCAACCAGGCGCATAAAGGTATCAAACGCCGTTCGGGCGAACCTTACATTATGCACCCGATTGCCGTTGCAAGTATTGTATGTAATGAAATCGGTCTTGGCTCCACCTCTATTTGTGCAGCCCTGCTACACGATGTAGTAGAGGACACTGATTACACAGTAGAAGACATAGAAAACATCTTTGGCCCGAAGATTGCCCAGATTGTGGACGGACTAACCAAGATATCCGGCGGAATCTTCGGTGACCGGGCTTCAGCACAAGCAGAAAACTTCAAGAAGTTACTGCTTACCATGTCGAACGACATCCGAGTCATCCTTATCAAAATAGCTGACCGCCTGCACAATATGCGCACCCTTGGCTCCATGTTGCCCAACAAACAATATAAGATTGCAGGAGAGACCCTTTATATCTATGCACCGTTAGCCAACCGCCTCGGACTCTACAAAATAAAAACAGAGCTTGAGAATTTAAGCTTTAAATACGAGCATCCCGAAGAATATGCGGAAATAGAAAAGAAGCTGAATGCCACAGCCGCCGAACGCGACAAAGTTTTCAACGATTTCACAGCTCCTATCCGCACACAGCTTGATAAGATGGAACTGAAATACCGGATACTTGCCCGTGTAAAATCAATCTATTCCATCTGGAACAAGATGCAGACCAAGCATGTTCCTTTCGAAGAAATATATGATTTACTAGCCGTTCGGATCATTTTCGAGCCACGCAACGTAGAAGAAGAGCTCAACAACTGTTTCGATATTTATGTTTCCATTTCCAAAATATACAAGCCTCATCCCGACCGTCTGCGCGACTGGGTCAGCCATCCCAAGGCAAACGGTTATCAAGCATTGCACGTCACTCTAATGGGCAACAACGGACAATGGATCGAAGTCCAGATACGCAGCGAACGGATGAATGATGTTGCCGAACAAGGCTTCGCCGCCCACTGGAAATATAAAGAAGGAGGAGGCAGCGAGGACGAAGGAGAATTGGAAAAATGGTTGAAAACCATCAAGGAGATCCTAGATGATCCGCAACCGGATGCCATCGATTTCCTGGATACGATCAAGCTCAATTTATTTGCTTCTGAAATATTCGTGTTCACTCCTAAAGGCGAACTGAAGACCATGCCGCAGAACTCCACGGCTCTCGACTTCGCTTTTTCCCTGCATACGGATATCGGCAGCCATTGCATCGGCGCCCAAGTCAACCATAAATTAGTACCATTGAGCCATAAACTGCAAAGTGGCGACCAGGTTGAAATCCTGACTTCCAAATCACAACGCGTACAACCGCAATGGGAAGCTTTTGCAACCACTGCCCGTGCCCGCGCCAAGATAGCATCCATTCTCCGCAAAGAGCGTAAAGTAAATCAGAAGAGAGGGGAAGAAATCCTCAGTGAGTTTCTGAAAAAGGAGGAAATCCGTCCGGAAGAAGCCGTTATTGAAAAGCTACGTAAACTGCATAATGCCAAGAATGCAGAGGAACTGTTGGCTGCCATCGGTAGTAAAGCCATCATTCTGGGAGAAGCGGAAAAGAATGAACTGAAAGAAAAGCAAAGCAGTAACTGGAAGAAATATCTGACTTTCTCTTTCGGCAATAGCAAAGAGAAGCAGGAAGAGAAAGAACAGCAGGAAAAAGAAAAAATCAACCCCAAAGAGGTGCTCAAACTGACGGAAGAAAGTTTGCAGAAGAAATATATCATGGCCGAATGTTGCCATCCTATTCCCGGTGATGATGTATTGGGATATGTGGATGAAAATGACCGGATTATTATTCACAAGCGTCAATGCCCTGTTGCAGCCAAATTGAAGAGCAGTTATGGCAACCGTATATTAGCGACCGAATGGGATACACACAAAGAACTTTCTTTCCTGGTATATATATATATAAAAGGTATAGACAGTATGGGACTTTTGAATGAAGTCACCCAGGTTATCTCCAGACAGCTCAACGTAAATATCCGTAAGCTGACCATCGAAACCGAAGATGGCATCTTTGAAGGGAAAATTCAGTTGTGGGTACACGATGTGGATGATGTGAAAACCATCTGCAATAATCTGAAGAAAATACAGAATATCAAACAGGTGAGCCGTGTAGAAGAATAA
- a CDS encoding DUF5683 domain-containing protein, with product MTRKSKKYKLLVSTLLLCFLQVAGIDVYAQSTVTPVRKDTTIIQREAPKARARRHREVVTPDSTQKDPIRIIPSKELPAIDSLSAAKIQIADSLDAANKKELKKIEQPASIIVKTDSIPPTAQDLNKKIFIPNPTKATWLAVVFPGGGQIYNRKYWKLPIIYGGFAGCAYALSWNGKMYKDYSQAYLDIMDSNPNTKSYEDLLPPNSTYNEEQLKNTLKRRKDMFRRYRDLSIFAFIGVYLISIIDAYVDAELSNFDITPDLSMKVEPAVIDNNNLFRSNSLKSKSVGLQCVLRF from the coding sequence ATGACAAGAAAAAGTAAGAAATATAAGTTACTGGTCAGCACCCTGCTTCTCTGTTTTTTACAGGTGGCAGGGATTGATGTGTATGCACAGTCCACTGTTACTCCGGTACGGAAAGACACAACAATCATACAACGTGAAGCACCGAAAGCCCGTGCACGAAGGCATCGTGAGGTAGTTACACCGGATTCGACCCAGAAGGATCCTATCCGGATTATACCCTCCAAAGAGCTTCCGGCCATCGATAGTTTATCAGCTGCCAAGATACAAATAGCAGACAGTCTGGATGCAGCCAATAAGAAAGAGCTGAAAAAGATAGAACAGCCGGCATCGATTATTGTAAAGACCGACAGTATACCGCCAACCGCCCAAGATCTGAACAAGAAGATATTTATCCCGAATCCGACCAAAGCCACTTGGCTGGCTGTCGTATTCCCCGGCGGAGGACAGATTTACAATCGTAAATACTGGAAATTACCTATTATATACGGAGGATTTGCCGGTTGTGCTTACGCCTTAAGCTGGAACGGTAAGATGTACAAAGACTATTCACAAGCCTATCTGGACATCATGGACAGCAATCCGAATACGAAAAGCTACGAAGATTTGTTGCCCCCCAACTCCACGTATAATGAGGAACAGCTGAAAAACACACTAAAACGAAGAAAAGATATGTTCCGTCGTTATCGGGACCTTAGTATATTTGCTTTTATCGGAGTTTACCTGATCTCTATTATCGACGCTTATGTAGATGCAGAGTTGTCCAACTTCGATATAACCCCCGACTTGAGTATGAAAGTAGAACCGGCCGTTATCGATAATAACAACCTGTTCCGCTCCAACAGTTTAAAAAGCAAGTCGGTTGGTCTGCAATGCGTATTACGATTTTAA
- a CDS encoding ParB/RepB/Spo0J family partition protein has product MATQKRNALGRGLDALLSMDDVKTEGSSSINEIELAKITINPNQPRREFDETALQELADSIAEIGIIQPITLRKLSDDEYQIIAGERRYRASQRAGLKTIPAYIRTADDENMMEMALIENIQREDLNAVEIALAYQHLLDQYELTQERLSERIGKKRTTIANYLRLLKLPAPIQMALQNKQLDMGHARALISLGDPKLQVKIFEEIQEHGYSVRKVEEIVKSLSEGEAVKSGTRKITPKRAKLPEEFNLLKQQLSGFFNTKVQLTCSEKGKGKISIPFGNEEELERIMEIFDTLKK; this is encoded by the coding sequence ATGGCAACACAAAAAAGAAATGCATTAGGACGCGGTCTCGACGCCTTGCTCTCAATGGATGATGTGAAAACCGAAGGGTCTTCTTCCATTAATGAAATAGAGCTGGCAAAGATTACTATCAATCCGAACCAGCCCCGCCGTGAGTTTGACGAAACAGCGTTGCAGGAACTGGCTGATTCCATTGCTGAAATCGGTATCATCCAACCTATTACTCTACGCAAACTCTCAGACGATGAATATCAGATCATCGCGGGAGAACGTCGTTATCGCGCTTCACAAAGAGCAGGCTTGAAAACCATCCCTGCTTATATACGCACCGCCGACGACGAAAACATGATGGAAATGGCGCTGATTGAAAATATCCAGCGCGAAGACCTGAATGCCGTAGAAATCGCACTTGCCTACCAACATCTGCTCGATCAGTATGAACTGACGCAGGAACGTCTTAGCGAACGTATCGGAAAGAAAAGAACGACGATCGCCAACTACCTGCGCTTACTGAAATTGCCGGCTCCAATACAGATGGCCCTGCAAAACAAGCAGCTGGACATGGGACATGCCCGTGCGCTGATTTCATTAGGCGACCCTAAACTACAAGTTAAAATATTCGAAGAAATACAAGAGCACGGATATTCAGTCCGCAAAGTAGAAGAAATTGTTAAATCATTAAGTGAAGGAGAAGCTGTGAAAAGCGGCACCCGGAAAATAACACCCAAACGTGCCAAACTTCCTGAAGAGTTCAACTTATTGAAACAACAACTCTCTGGCTTTTTCAATACCAAGGTACAACTTACCTGCTCTGAAAAGGGAAAAGGAAAGATCAGTATCCCTTTCGGTAACGAGGAGGAATTGGAACGTATCATGGAAATCTTCGATACGCTAAAGAAGTAA